In the Plasmodium cynomolgi strain B DNA, scaffold: 1104, whole genome shotgun sequence genome, atatATAGGCAAATGTGATGGCTTAGAGATAATATTGCCATCAGCCTTAAAACATGATCTTCGTGATATTATAATGATTTCTATGATCATACTAACAATGTTGCCCTTTCTTCTATTTGTACTATATAAGGTTAAATTATTTGGTTAACCATTAATAATAGATAATACACATATTATTGCATATTCTactaaaaaaggataaacacTATACATTTAtgattcataattttatctAACATATAGTTTACTCCAATTAGATCACGAATAATTCATCGAtttcgaagaaaaaatgtattatatgaaaatgaGTCCTATAGAACTAACACATTATTAACTACTTCTGCAGGATCCCAAAGAACAGAACAGAATATAGCGTATAATATAGCTTACAATTCTGCAACAAATTCCTAACAATTATTAACAGATAAATCAATTCGTGCagtacaaattatattaaatataaaacttaCATGACGTACAAATTCTAATCAtacaatatttaaaaaaacaaatggcccttttaaatttaaaaatagtgtaaattttaaattatttaaaaaataatatacgaACTATTTTAAGAagtattttctttattttatgataaatattcataatgaCGAAAtccaaatttttgtaataaattaatttggaACATATAgtacatattaataaattatgtgtAAAAGCATCAAGGAATGATATAAATTTGTTcttatatttcaaaatataaattattataatgataattctatttattatttattcagaattcacattattttaatagaAAGATGTGGAagatttcattaaaatataataattcttATAAAGTATTTTTCTTACTACATT is a window encoding:
- a CDS encoding hypothetical protein (putative) — its product is LYIDYVKECHNDNDYDFCRELENYKHIYEEKVKYIGKCDGLEIILPSALKHDLRDIIMISMIILTMLPFLLFVLYKVKLFG